The bacterium genome includes a region encoding these proteins:
- the nuoK gene encoding NADH-quinone oxidoreductase subunit NuoK yields the protein MTSENALQNAWYVFSTVSIHHYLLVAAAIFAIGFFGVIVRRNAISVLMSLELMLNAVNINFVAFNNIWGLKQTRAAFTSIEDVWSPVGQIFAIFVIIIAAAEAAIGLAIIVAFYRIRQSVMVEDADLMRW from the coding sequence ATGACGTCGGAGAACGCGCTGCAGAACGCGTGGTACGTTTTTTCCACGGTTTCGATCCACCATTACCTTTTGGTCGCGGCGGCGATATTCGCTATCGGATTCTTCGGCGTAATCGTCAGGCGCAACGCGATCAGCGTACTGATGAGCCTTGAGCTGATGCTCAACGCGGTCAACATCAACTTCGTCGCTTTCAACAACATCTGGGGGCTCAAGCAAACCCGCGCGGCGTTCACCAGCATCGAGGATGTATGGAGTCCCGTCGGGCAGATTTTCGCTATTTTCGTAATCATCATCGCGGCCGCGGAGGCCGCTATCGGGCTGGCGATCATCGTGGCGTTTTACAGGATAAGGCAATCGGTCATGGTCGAAGACGCAGACCTGATGAGGTGGTAA
- a CDS encoding NADH-quinone oxidoreductase subunit J, which translates to MTVSNLVTVYFALFTVFAVLGALGVVLLRNIFHSALSMIVCLFAIAGYFVLLNAEFLAMVQVVIYVGAIMVLIIFAILLSQKIMRRNIVQTNAYLIPGAIASAILFGVTAFVSGMTSFVEIGMIPFIPAWFAQVPEKLDNTTVVGWSLMSTYSLPFEIASVLLLMALIGSIVLAKPEGSKHEP; encoded by the coding sequence GTGACGGTAAGCAACCTGGTCACGGTTTACTTTGCGCTTTTCACCGTGTTCGCGGTGCTGGGCGCGCTCGGCGTGGTCCTTCTTCGCAACATCTTCCACAGCGCGCTTTCCATGATCGTGTGCCTGTTCGCGATTGCGGGATACTTCGTTCTGCTGAACGCCGAATTCCTCGCGATGGTCCAGGTGGTCATCTACGTCGGCGCGATCATGGTGCTCATCATCTTCGCGATCCTTTTGTCGCAAAAGATAATGCGGCGCAACATCGTGCAGACGAACGCGTACCTGATACCGGGCGCCATCGCGTCCGCGATCCTGTTCGGAGTGACCGCGTTCGTTTCGGGAATGACCTCGTTCGTGGAAATCGGAATGATTCCGTTCATCCCCGCTTGGTTCGCGCAGGTTCCGGAGAAGCTCGACAACACGACGGTTGTCGGCTGGTCGCTTATGTCCACCTATTCTTTGCCGTTCGAAATCGCGTCCGTGCTTCTTTTGATGGCGCTTATAGGAAGCATAGTCCTTGCAAAACCGGAAGGGAGCAAACATGAGCCCTGA
- a CDS encoding 4Fe-4S binding protein: protein MSDIEREMRPEKHKVGIVEEVLDRLDPSERHENVLPTTRGLVVAIAVIFGFFWCLYASMAVFYGQALDVDEITFGLFALFLPPLLIFTAALLALYWFLAGVFTSWTEWGRANPRAARWFWFLGLSAVSYVLIDPFNIILERMSNFSIVGKTDWLGMEEINLGVIALYLAIFLLVLALGYESFSWVLTRFARNVALWHEMLVSILLGMKVTLVHFGRRPITEQYPEEKPDLSPIFRGRHMLAFDEKGEHLCIACKACEKICPDRLIAIESVRNPETKKLVLTGFILDNSRCSFCGLCEDVCPTGAIRHSTEYAYSSFTRNDLVLDILGEYYENTKRLKEAAGEAK, encoded by the coding sequence ATGTCTGACATCGAACGCGAAATGCGGCCGGAAAAGCACAAGGTTGGCATAGTCGAGGAAGTGCTCGACAGGCTCGATCCGTCCGAGCGCCACGAGAACGTGCTGCCGACAACGCGCGGCCTCGTTGTCGCGATCGCTGTCATATTCGGGTTCTTCTGGTGTCTGTACGCGTCGATGGCGGTTTTCTACGGACAGGCGCTGGACGTCGACGAGATAACGTTCGGGCTGTTCGCCTTGTTTCTGCCTCCTCTGTTGATTTTCACCGCCGCCTTACTTGCGCTTTACTGGTTTCTGGCGGGCGTTTTCACGTCGTGGACCGAATGGGGGCGCGCCAATCCCAGGGCGGCGCGCTGGTTCTGGTTTCTCGGGCTGTCCGCGGTCAGTTACGTTTTGATCGATCCGTTCAATATCATCCTGGAGAGGATGAGCAACTTTTCGATTGTGGGAAAAACGGACTGGCTGGGAATGGAGGAGATCAACCTCGGCGTGATCGCGCTGTACCTCGCGATTTTCCTCCTTGTGCTCGCGCTGGGATACGAGTCTTTTTCATGGGTGCTGACCAGGTTCGCGCGCAACGTCGCTTTGTGGCACGAGATGCTCGTCTCGATTCTGCTGGGAATGAAAGTGACGCTCGTCCACTTCGGGCGCAGGCCGATAACCGAGCAATACCCGGAAGAAAAACCCGACCTCTCGCCCATTTTCCGCGGCCGGCACATGCTTGCGTTCGACGAGAAGGGCGAGCACCTTTGCATCGCGTGCAAGGCCTGCGAGAAGATCTGCCCCGACCGTCTGATCGCGATCGAAAGCGTCCGCAATCCCGAAACCAAAAAGCTTGTGCTTACCGGTTTCATCCTGGACAACTCGCGGTGCAGCTTCTGCGGGCTGTGCGAAGACGTTTGCCCGACGGGCGCGATAAGGCATTCAACCGAATACGCATATTCAAGCTTCACGCGCAACGACCTCGTCCTTGACATACTCGGCGAATATTACGAAAACACCAAACGGCTGAAGGAAGCCGCGGGGGAGGCCAAGTGA
- the nuoH gene encoding NADH-quinone oxidoreductase subunit NuoH, translating into MPPDAAAAWAGGVNQFVAFLVVVLFIVVTVLFVVLFERRIIGFFQLRLGPNRVGPQGLLQTIADALKLLQKEDIMPLSADPVVYNVAPFAVFVPALMAFVVIPYGAAIAGGKYHVFIVKDLNVGVLYLLAVSSVALIGFIMAGWGSNNKYALISAVRNAAQIISYEVPMVVALIGVVMTAGSTSLVDIVHSQTLIWNLIPQFAGFLIYLICGVAETNRSPFDLPEAESELVAGFHIEYSGMKFALFFLAEYTNVFVVSAIVTTCFLGGWKGPMFLGYGGLWFTSLFWFFLKTYLMVFVFIWLRATLPRFRVDQLMGFAWKFLVPVSILHMTIVGLGMVYQHPWYLGSSVISSHSISAEHSIGTSVRTVGETAVEEPGFRPFQVKELEGPGVLKWAWYLEAYDALPYSGKLFFVIYSIFVLLFAWGIIYTLIKVKRGIKRSIALEAQWRASSGGEHPAHV; encoded by the coding sequence ATGCCGCCGGACGCCGCGGCGGCGTGGGCGGGCGGCGTCAACCAGTTCGTCGCGTTTCTCGTCGTCGTCCTGTTCATCGTGGTTACGGTTCTTTTCGTCGTCCTTTTCGAGCGGCGCATCATCGGATTTTTCCAGCTCAGGCTCGGCCCGAACCGCGTCGGCCCGCAGGGACTGCTTCAAACGATAGCCGACGCGCTGAAGCTTCTTCAGAAAGAAGACATAATGCCGCTTTCGGCGGATCCGGTCGTTTACAACGTCGCGCCGTTCGCGGTGTTCGTACCCGCGCTCATGGCGTTCGTCGTGATTCCGTACGGCGCGGCGATCGCCGGCGGCAAGTATCACGTTTTCATCGTAAAAGACCTCAACGTCGGCGTGCTTTATTTGCTCGCGGTATCTTCGGTCGCGCTCATCGGATTCATAATGGCGGGCTGGGGCTCGAACAACAAATACGCGCTGATAAGCGCGGTGCGAAACGCAGCCCAGATAATCAGCTACGAAGTGCCGATGGTCGTCGCGCTTATCGGAGTCGTGATGACGGCCGGCTCGACTTCGCTCGTGGACATCGTGCACAGCCAGACATTGATTTGGAATTTGATTCCGCAGTTTGCCGGATTTCTGATTTACCTGATATGCGGAGTGGCCGAAACGAACCGCAGCCCGTTCGACCTGCCGGAGGCCGAAAGCGAGCTCGTCGCGGGATTCCACATCGAGTACAGCGGAATGAAGTTCGCGCTGTTCTTTCTTGCGGAATACACGAACGTTTTCGTCGTGAGCGCGATAGTGACGACGTGCTTCCTGGGCGGATGGAAAGGGCCGATGTTCCTCGGCTACGGCGGGCTGTGGTTCACCAGCCTGTTTTGGTTTTTCCTCAAAACCTACCTGATGGTGTTCGTCTTCATCTGGCTGCGCGCGACGCTTCCCAGATTCCGCGTCGACCAGCTGATGGGATTCGCGTGGAAGTTTCTCGTTCCGGTTTCAATCCTTCATATGACGATCGTCGGACTCGGAATGGTTTACCAGCATCCGTGGTACCTTGGGAGCTCGGTGATTTCCAGCCATTCCATTTCGGCGGAGCATTCCATCGGAACAAGCGTAAGGACGGTCGGCGAGACCGCTGTGGAAGAACCCGGATTCCGGCCGTTCCAAGTGAAGGAGCTTGAAGGCCCCGGCGTCCTCAAATGGGCGTGGTACCTGGAGGCTTACGACGCGTTGCCGTATTCCGGCAAGCTGTTCTTCGTTATTTATTCGATTTTCGTGCTTCTCTTCGCGTGGGGAATAATTTACACGCTTATAAAGGTGAAGAGGGGGATAAAGCGGTCCATTGCGCTCGAGGCGCAGTGGCGCGCCTCCTCCGGAGGTGAGCATCCAGCGCATGTCTGA